A genome region from Pseudomonas pergaminensis includes the following:
- the leuD gene encoding 3-isopropylmalate dehydratase small subunit, with protein MRAFTQHTGLVAPLDRANVDTDQIIPKQFLKSIKRTGFGPNLFDEWRYLDVGYAYQDNSKRPLNKDFVLNAERYQGASVLLARENFGCGSSREHAPWALEEYGFRSIIAPSYADIFFNNSFKNGLLPIILTDAEVDELFKQVEAEEGYQLTVDLAAQTVTRPDGKVYHFEVDAFRKHCLINGLDDIGLTLQDGDAIAAFEAKHRASQPWLFRDA; from the coding sequence ATGCGTGCTTTTACTCAACACACCGGCCTTGTCGCCCCTTTGGATCGCGCCAACGTCGACACCGACCAGATCATCCCCAAGCAGTTCTTGAAGTCGATCAAGCGCACCGGTTTTGGCCCGAACCTGTTCGACGAGTGGCGCTACCTGGACGTGGGCTACGCCTACCAGGACAACTCCAAGCGCCCGCTGAACAAGGACTTCGTGCTCAACGCCGAGCGTTACCAAGGCGCCAGCGTACTGCTGGCCCGTGAGAACTTCGGTTGCGGCTCCAGCCGTGAACACGCGCCGTGGGCCCTGGAAGAATATGGCTTTCGCAGCATCATCGCGCCGAGCTACGCCGACATCTTCTTCAATAACAGCTTCAAGAATGGCCTGCTGCCGATCATCTTGACCGACGCAGAAGTCGACGAGCTGTTCAAGCAGGTGGAAGCTGAAGAAGGCTACCAACTGACCGTCGACCTGGCCGCGCAAACCGTGACCCGTCCGGATGGCAAGGTGTATCACTTTGAAGTGGATGCGTTCCGTAAGCACTGCCTGATCAACGGCCTGGACGATATCGGCCTGACCTTGCAGGACGGCGATGCGATAGCGGCGTTTGAAGCCAAGCACCGGGCGAGCCAGCCTTGGTTGTTTCGCGATGCCTGA
- the leuC gene encoding 3-isopropylmalate dehydratase large subunit, translating to MAGKTLYDKLWDSHEVKRRDDGSSLIYIDRHIIHEVTSPQAFEGLRLAGRKPWRVDSIIATPDHNVPTTPERKGGIEAIADQVSRLQVQTLDDYCDEYGITEFKMNDVRQGIVHVIGPEQGATLPGMTVVCGDSHTSTHGAFGALAHGIGTSEVEHVFATQCLVAKKMKNMLVKVEGQLPFGVTAKDIVLAVIGKIGTAGGNGHAIEFAGSAIRDLSIEGRMTICNMSIEAGARVGMVAADDKTVEYVKGRPFAPQGADWDAAVEAWKDLVSDADAVFDTVVELDAAQIKPQVSWGTSPEMVLAVDQNVPDPAKEADLVKRGSIERALKYMGLQANQAITDIQLDRVFIGSCTNSRIEDLRAAAVIAKGRKVASTIKQAIVVPGSGLVKAQAEAEGLDKIFLEAGFEWREPGCSMCLAMNPDRLESGEHCASTSNRNFEGRQGAGGRTHLVSPAMAAAAAVNGRFIDVRELI from the coding sequence ATGGCCGGCAAAACGCTTTACGACAAGCTTTGGGATTCCCATGAAGTGAAACGGCGCGACGATGGCTCGTCGCTGATCTATATCGACCGTCACATCATCCATGAAGTGACCTCGCCCCAAGCGTTCGAAGGCCTGCGACTGGCCGGGCGCAAGCCTTGGCGCGTCGACTCCATCATCGCCACGCCAGACCACAACGTGCCCACCACGCCAGAGCGCAAAGGCGGCATCGAAGCCATTGCCGACCAGGTGTCGCGTTTGCAGGTGCAGACCCTCGACGACTACTGCGACGAATATGGCATTACCGAATTCAAGATGAATGACGTGCGTCAAGGCATCGTTCACGTGATCGGCCCGGAGCAGGGCGCCACCTTGCCGGGCATGACCGTGGTCTGCGGTGACTCCCATACGTCGACTCATGGTGCCTTTGGCGCCCTGGCCCACGGCATCGGCACCTCCGAGGTGGAACATGTGTTCGCCACCCAGTGCCTGGTCGCCAAGAAAATGAAGAATATGTTGGTGAAGGTCGAAGGCCAGTTGCCATTTGGCGTGACCGCCAAAGACATCGTACTCGCCGTGATCGGCAAGATCGGCACCGCCGGCGGTAACGGCCATGCCATCGAGTTCGCCGGCAGCGCGATTCGCGACCTGTCCATCGAAGGCCGCATGACCATTTGCAACATGTCCATCGAAGCCGGTGCCCGCGTGGGCATGGTGGCGGCGGACGACAAGACCGTCGAATACGTAAAAGGCCGCCCATTCGCCCCGCAAGGCGCGGATTGGGACGCCGCCGTCGAAGCCTGGAAAGACCTGGTCTCCGACGCCGACGCGGTGTTCGACACCGTGGTCGAACTCGACGCTGCCCAGATCAAGCCACAAGTCAGCTGGGGTACTTCGCCGGAAATGGTCCTGGCCGTCGACCAGAACGTGCCGGACCCGGCCAAAGAAGCCGACCTGGTCAAGCGTGGTTCCATCGAGCGCGCTTTGAAGTACATGGGTTTGCAGGCCAACCAGGCGATCACCGATATCCAGTTGGATCGCGTGTTCATCGGTTCCTGCACCAACTCGCGGATTGAAGACCTGCGCGCAGCGGCGGTGATCGCCAAGGGACGCAAAGTGGCGTCGACCATCAAGCAAGCCATCGTGGTGCCTGGTTCGGGCCTGGTCAAAGCGCAAGCCGAAGCCGAAGGCCTCGACAAGATCTTCCTTGAAGCCGGTTTTGAATGGCGTGAGCCAGGCTGCTCGATGTGCCTGGCGATGAACCCGGACCGTTTGGAATCGGGCGAGCATTGCGCGTCCACCTCCAACCGTAACTTCGAAGGGCGTCAGGGTGCCGGCGGGCGTACCCACCTGGTCAGCCCGGCCATGGCCGCTGCGGCGGCCGTCAACGGTCGTTTCATCGACGTTCGCGAATTGATCTGA
- a CDS encoding LysR family transcriptional regulator: MDLANLNAFIAIAETGSFSGAGERLHLTQPAISKRIAGLEQQLKVRLFDRLGREVGLTEAGRALLPRAYQILNVLDDTRRALTNLTGEVSGRLTLATSHHIGLHRLPPILRTFTREYPNVALDIQFLDSEVAYEEILHGRAEVAVITLAPDPHHLVRATPVWDDPLDFVVAPEHSLTSNGKVSLADIAGHPAVFPGGNTFTHHIVSRLFEAQGLTPNIAMSTNYLETIKMMVSIGLAWSVLPRTMLDEQVASIALPGIQLSRQLGYIVHTERTLSNAARAFMSLLDAQVDLPGIPA, from the coding sequence ATGGACCTGGCCAACCTCAATGCCTTTATAGCCATCGCCGAGACCGGCAGCTTCTCCGGCGCCGGCGAGCGTCTGCACCTGACCCAACCGGCCATCAGCAAACGCATCGCCGGCCTGGAGCAACAATTAAAGGTGCGTTTGTTCGACCGCCTGGGCCGTGAAGTCGGCTTGACAGAAGCCGGCCGAGCCTTGCTGCCGCGCGCTTATCAGATCCTCAACGTGCTGGACGATACGCGCCGCGCCCTTACCAACCTGACCGGCGAGGTCAGCGGGCGCCTCACTTTAGCCACCAGTCACCATATCGGCCTGCACCGCCTGCCGCCGATCCTGCGTACCTTTACACGGGAATACCCGAATGTGGCGCTGGATATTCAGTTCCTCGATTCAGAAGTGGCCTACGAAGAAATCCTCCATGGCCGCGCCGAAGTGGCGGTGATCACCCTGGCGCCCGATCCCCACCACCTGGTGCGGGCCACCCCGGTGTGGGACGACCCGCTGGATTTCGTGGTGGCGCCGGAGCACAGCCTGACCAGCAACGGCAAGGTCAGCTTGGCGGACATTGCCGGCCACCCGGCGGTTTTCCCCGGCGGCAACACCTTTACCCACCATATTGTCAGCCGGCTGTTCGAGGCCCAGGGCCTTACGCCAAACATCGCGATGAGCACTAACTATTTGGAAACTATCAAGATGATGGTGTCTATCGGCCTGGCCTGGAGCGTGTTGCCGCGCACGATGCTGGATGAACAGGTGGCAAGTATCGCTTTGCCGGGCATACAGCTCAGTCGCCAGCTAGGCTATATCGTGCACACCGAAAGGACGCTGTCGAATGCTGCGCGGGCTTTCATGAGCCTATTGGATGCACAAGTCGATCTGCCAGGGATTCCGGCATGA
- a CDS encoding EAL domain-containing protein, with translation MRNPVDSLPPLPRIYALDPQEAEQSWDSAPQLLAALNAARLGAWCWEIDTGRISWSRGTQALFGFDPRQPLPKDLDYLDLLAPQDRARVVRAFHAVLAGEPFEQAMHHHIQWPDGTHHWLEINGSLAPDKAGRRRMIGVIRETTRQRERERALSHSEKRFATLFHLCPNMVLLTRQSDGLISEANQYFEMLFGWPVADAIGRTTLDLGLWRHPEQRAQLVKATQRKGEPITMEVQFCASNGQIHDGTLSAQKVELEGEAYLISTFLDTTERKNAEQALKDSQERLDLALDSAQLGTWDWHIPTGMLYGSARAAQLHGLPPEPFHESFDAFFEGMPDEERDSMRNAYRTLREGPAGNYQLTYRVPMEDGSSRYLESRARLYRDEHGAPLRMAGTLLDITDQVEREQRLTASEEKFASLFQASPDPICVTCLDSGAFIEINPAFTQTFGWTAAEVIDKSAEEIGLWDESSKRLQRIERVIREQALSNVAIVVHHKGGQSLTCMISSRLIKVGDQPCIVTTLRDITQQQRSEAALKASEEKFAKAFHSSPDAISITERDTGRYVEVNDGFCRLTGYRADEAIGLTLYQIGIWADENQRAALLAELQIKGRIHHLEMLWHNKRGEVLAVEVSVEPITLNETPCLLLTARDVSLLKNAQAQIRHLAYHDPLTNLPNRALLMDRLSQQIALLKRHSLRGALLFLDLDHFKHINDSLGHPVGDTVLKIVTARLEASVRMEDTVARLGGDEFVVLLSGLDGTRTEVSGQVQELADTLRELLSEPMFLDGHRLQVTPSIGVALIPDHGSTPADLLKRADIALYRAKDSGRNTTQMFHNSMQKTASERLRMETDLRLALSRGEFSVHYQPQVDARGNRIVGAEALVRWQHPQLGAQSPSEFIKVLEDSGLILEVGTWILDEACAAFQQLIAEGLVDPLNFSLCVNISPRQFRQNDFVERVERSLKQHQLPFSLLKLEITEGIVIQNLDDTISKMRRLKKLGVSFAMDDFGTGYSSLTYLKRLPVDALKIDQSFVRDATHDPNDAEIIRAIVAMARSLNLEVIAEGVETQEQLAFLQGLGCHLYQGYLHSRPLPMIGFRERLIAGDGRG, from the coding sequence ATGCGCAACCCCGTCGACTCCTTGCCACCCCTGCCCCGTATTTACGCCCTTGACCCTCAAGAGGCGGAACAAAGCTGGGACAGCGCCCCGCAATTGCTGGCAGCGCTCAATGCTGCCCGGCTGGGCGCGTGGTGCTGGGAAATCGACACCGGCAGAATCAGTTGGTCACGCGGCACCCAGGCGCTGTTTGGCTTTGATCCGCGCCAGCCACTGCCCAAGGACCTGGACTACCTCGACCTGCTCGCGCCACAGGATCGCGCCCGCGTGGTGCGGGCCTTTCACGCGGTTCTGGCCGGCGAGCCGTTCGAGCAGGCCATGCATCACCATATCCAGTGGCCGGACGGCACCCACCACTGGCTGGAAATCAATGGCAGCCTGGCACCTGACAAAGCCGGACGACGGCGCATGATCGGGGTGATCCGCGAGACCACCCGCCAACGCGAGCGGGAGCGCGCCCTCAGCCACTCGGAAAAACGCTTCGCCACGCTGTTTCACCTGTGCCCCAATATGGTCTTGCTGACGCGCCAGTCCGATGGACTGATCAGTGAAGCCAACCAGTACTTCGAGATGCTCTTCGGCTGGCCGGTGGCCGACGCCATCGGCCGCACCACCCTGGACCTGGGCCTGTGGCGCCACCCCGAGCAACGCGCGCAGCTGGTCAAGGCCACCCAGCGCAAGGGCGAGCCCATCACCATGGAGGTGCAATTTTGCGCCAGTAACGGCCAGATCCACGACGGCACGCTCAGCGCACAAAAAGTCGAGCTGGAGGGTGAGGCCTACCTGATCAGTACGTTTCTCGACACCACTGAGCGCAAAAACGCCGAGCAGGCCCTCAAGGACAGCCAGGAGCGCCTCGACCTGGCCCTGGACTCGGCGCAACTGGGCACCTGGGACTGGCACATTCCCACCGGCATGCTCTACGGCTCGGCGCGCGCCGCCCAACTGCACGGCCTGCCACCGGAGCCATTCCATGAGTCCTTCGACGCCTTCTTCGAGGGCATGCCCGATGAAGAGCGCGATAGCATGCGCAACGCCTACCGCACCCTGCGCGAAGGCCCGGCCGGCAACTATCAACTGACCTACCGCGTGCCGATGGAAGACGGCAGCTCGCGCTACCTCGAAAGCCGCGCGCGCCTGTACCGCGATGAACACGGTGCGCCGCTGCGCATGGCCGGCACGTTGCTGGATATCACCGACCAGGTGGAGCGTGAACAACGCTTGACGGCCTCCGAAGAAAAATTCGCCAGCCTGTTCCAGGCCAGCCCGGACCCGATCTGCGTCACTTGCCTGGACAGCGGCGCGTTTATCGAAATCAACCCGGCCTTCACCCAGACCTTTGGCTGGACGGCGGCCGAGGTCATCGACAAAAGCGCCGAAGAGATCGGGCTGTGGGACGAGTCGAGCAAGCGCCTGCAGCGTATCGAGCGGGTGATCCGCGAGCAGGCGCTGAGCAATGTGGCCATCGTGGTGCATCACAAGGGTGGCCAGAGCCTGACCTGCATGATTTCCAGCCGCTTGATCAAGGTCGGCGACCAGCCCTGCATCGTCACCACGCTGCGCGATATCACCCAGCAGCAACGCTCGGAGGCAGCACTGAAGGCCAGCGAAGAGAAATTCGCCAAGGCTTTCCATTCCAGCCCCGACGCGATTTCCATCACCGAGCGCGATACCGGCCGCTACGTGGAGGTCAACGACGGTTTTTGCCGCCTGACCGGCTACCGTGCCGATGAAGCCATCGGCCTGACCCTCTACCAGATCGGCATTTGGGCCGATGAAAACCAGCGCGCGGCGCTGCTGGCGGAATTGCAGATCAAAGGCCGTATCCACCATCTGGAGATGCTCTGGCACAACAAACGCGGCGAAGTGCTGGCAGTGGAAGTTTCGGTGGAGCCCATCACCCTGAATGAAACGCCCTGCCTGCTGCTGACCGCCCGGGACGTAAGCTTGCTGAAAAACGCCCAGGCGCAGATCCGCCACCTGGCCTACCACGACCCGCTGACCAACCTGCCCAACCGCGCCCTGCTGATGGACCGCCTGAGCCAGCAGATCGCCTTGCTCAAGCGGCATAGCCTGCGCGGCGCATTGCTGTTCCTCGACCTTGACCACTTCAAGCACATCAACGATTCACTCGGCCACCCGGTGGGCGACACGGTGCTGAAGATCGTCACCGCCCGCCTGGAAGCCAGCGTGCGCATGGAGGACACCGTGGCGCGCCTGGGTGGCGATGAGTTCGTGGTACTGCTCAGCGGCCTTGACGGCACGCGCACGGAAGTCAGCGGCCAGGTGCAGGAGCTGGCCGATACCCTGCGCGAATTGCTCTCGGAGCCGATGTTCCTGGACGGGCATCGCTTGCAGGTCACGCCGAGCATTGGCGTGGCGCTGATTCCCGATCACGGTTCAACGCCTGCGGACTTGCTCAAACGGGCCGACATTGCCCTGTACCGCGCCAAGGACTCAGGGCGCAACACCACGCAGATGTTCCACAACAGCATGCAGAAAACCGCCAGCGAACGCCTGCGCATGGAGACCGACCTGCGCCTGGCCCTGTCGCGCGGCGAGTTCAGCGTGCATTACCAGCCCCAGGTCGATGCGCGTGGCAATCGGATCGTCGGTGCCGAGGCCCTGGTGCGCTGGCAGCATCCACAGCTTGGGGCACAGTCACCGTCTGAATTTATCAAAGTGCTCGAAGACAGCGGCCTGATCCTGGAAGTCGGCACCTGGATCCTGGACGAAGCCTGCGCGGCCTTTCAACAGTTGATCGCGGAAGGCTTGGTGGACCCGCTGAATTTCAGCCTGTGCGTGAACATCAGCCCCCGGCAGTTTCGCCAGAACGACTTCGTTGAGCGGGTGGAACGCAGCCTCAAGCAGCACCAACTGCCGTTCAGCCTGCTGAAACTGGAAATCACCGAAGGCATCGTGATCCAGAACCTGGACGACACCATCAGCAAAATGCGCCGCCTGAAAAAGCTCGGCGTGAGCTTTGCGATGGATGACTTCGGCACCGGTTACTCGTCGCTCACTTACCTCAAGCGCTTGCCCGTGGATGCGTTGAAGATCGACCAGTCCTTCGTGCGTGACGCCACCCATGACCCCAACGACGCCGAAATCATCCGCGCCATCGTGGCCATGGCCCGCAGTTTGAACCTGGAAGTGATTGCCGAGGGCGTGGAAACCCAGGAGCAACTGGCCTTCCTGCAGGGCCTGGGTTGCCATCTGTACCAAGGGTATCTGCACAGCCGGCCACTGCCCATGATCGGTTTCAGGGAACGCTTGATCGCGGGGGATGGCCGGGGTTAA